The Brassica napus cultivar Da-Ae chromosome C7, Da-Ae, whole genome shotgun sequence genome has a segment encoding these proteins:
- the LOC106439881 gene encoding high mobility group B protein 7 isoform X2, whose protein sequence is MQNERWIRSTANKKRKSREYISATKQVSFLKLSHRFDSSERFVILTSDRDKKEMTNSNNTLLRPKFVSSFAICEGCNEKVTVKYKYMHKCNLDAKIGTEAKKKPPTAFYFFMNDFRETYEEENRYVNLKDVPKLGGEMWKSFPEDEKNVYRDKAAQLMEEYNKSLESDDADDVDEEKEVDNKGDAPNGCRNGRGRGRGRGRLVRGGRGR, encoded by the exons ATGCAAAACGAACGGTGGATTAGATCAACAgctaataaaaaaaggaaatcgCGGGAGTATATAAGCGCCACAAAACAAGTTTCGTTTCTGAAACTTTCTCATCGATTCGATTCCTCGGAGAGATTTGTTATCCTAACTTCCGATCGAGATAAGAAAGAGATGACCAACAGCAACAACACCTTACTTCGCCCCAAATTCGTCAGCTCTTTCGCTATATG TGAAGGATGCAACGAGAAAGTAACTGTTAAGTATAAATATATGCACAAGTGCAACCTCGACGCCAAAATCG GAACTGAGGCTAAGAAGAAACCTCCTACCgccttttattttttcat GAATGATTTCCGCGAAACTTACGAAGAAGAGAATCGATATGTTAACCTTAAGGAT GTTCCAAAGCTTGGTGGTGAAATGTGGAAGTCTTTCCCTGAGGAC GAGAAGAATGTTTATAGGGATAAAGCTGCTCAACTTATGGAAGAATATAACAAGTCGCTTGAGAGCGACGATGCTGATGATGTA GATGAGGAGAAGGAAGTTGATAACAAAGGAGATGCACCAAATGGTTGTCGAAACGGTAGAGGTAGAGGTAGAGGTAGAGGAAGACTTGTTCGGGGAGGTCGTGGTCGGTGA
- the LOC106439881 gene encoding high mobility group B protein 7 isoform X1, which translates to MTNSNNTLLRPKFVSSFAICEGCNEKVTVKYKYMHKCNLDAKIGTEAKKKPPTAFYFFMNDFRETYEEENRYVNLKDVPKLGGEMWKSFPEDEKNVYRDKAAQLMEEYNKSLESDDADDVEDEEKEVDNKGDAPNGCRNGRGRGRGRGRLVRGGRGR; encoded by the exons ATGACCAACAGCAACAACACCTTACTTCGCCCCAAATTCGTCAGCTCTTTCGCTATATG TGAAGGATGCAACGAGAAAGTAACTGTTAAGTATAAATATATGCACAAGTGCAACCTCGACGCCAAAATCG GAACTGAGGCTAAGAAGAAACCTCCTACCgccttttattttttcat GAATGATTTCCGCGAAACTTACGAAGAAGAGAATCGATATGTTAACCTTAAGGAT GTTCCAAAGCTTGGTGGTGAAATGTGGAAGTCTTTCCCTGAGGAC GAGAAGAATGTTTATAGGGATAAAGCTGCTCAACTTATGGAAGAATATAACAAGTCGCTTGAGAGCGACGATGCTGATGATGTA GAGGATGAGGAGAAGGAAGTTGATAACAAAGGAGATGCACCAAATGGTTGTCGAAACGGTAGAGGTAGAGGTAGAGGTAGAGGAAGACTTGTTCGGGGAGGTCGTGGTCGGTGA
- the LOC106439879 gene encoding DNA damage-repair/toleration protein DRT100-like: protein MQNLRWVLNLLFVSSLLHNLVHSSSQVICSSQDRAALLAFKSSIVEDTTGVLSSWVGQDCCNGDWEGVLCNPATGKVTSLVLQSSLTEPTLYMKGTLSPSLGSLGSLLVLVISGNKFITGSIPSSFSNLTSLTQLALEDNSLRGSVPTGLGHLPMLESLSLAGNRFSGAVPASLGSLRSLSTMSLARNSLSGPVPVAFKNLLKLQILDLSFNLLSGPIPDFVGQFRDLTTLHLSSNRLSGGIPVSVYNLGKLQDMSLERNDLTGPLSDGISNLQSLSILDLSSNKFTGHIPASITRLQNLWSLNLSRNHFSDPLPVVVGRGFPSLLSIDLSYNNLNLGAVPSWIRDKPLTEINLAGCKLRGTFPKLTRPHEVISLDLSENFLTGDVSALLANMTSLQKLKLSKNQLRFDLSKLKLPEGVSSVDLSSNLVAGSLSSLLNNKTSRFLEEIHLTNNQISGRIPDFAESLNLKVLNIGSNKIGGQIPSSISNLVELVRLDISRNHITGVIPQALGQLAQLNWLDLSINALTGRIPDSLLNIKAVKHASFRANRLCGLIPQGRPFNIFPAAAYLHNLCLCGKPLPPCMKTEK from the coding sequence ATGCAAAACCTGAGATGGGTTTTGAATctcttgtttgtttcttctcttcttcataatCTTGTTCACTCCTCATCACAAGTAATCTGCTCAAGCCAAGACAGAGCAGCACTTCTCGCTTTCAAATCCAGCATCGTCGAGGACACAACCGGAGTTCTGTCTTCATGGGTCGGCCAAGATTGTTGCAATGGAGACTGGGAAGGCGTACTATGCAACCCAGCCACAGGGAAAGTCACAAGCTTGGTGCTGCAAAGCTCCTTGACCGAACCAACTCTTTACATGAAAGGCACATTATCACCTTCACTGGGGAGTCTCGGATCTCTCCTGGTTTTGGTCATTAGTGGAAACAAATTCATCACCGGCTCGATTCCCAGCAGCTTCTCAAACTTAACTAGTCTCACCCAGCTCGCGCTCGAAGATAATTCTCTCCGCGGAAGTGTTCCTACTGGCTTAGGCCACCTTCCAATGCTGGAATCTCTTTCATTGGCTGGAAACCGCTTCTCGGGTGCTGTCCCTGCGAGTCTGGGGAGCTTGAGAAGCCTTTCTACGATGAGTTTGGCTCGAAACTCTCTGTCAGGTCCAGTCCCTGTGGCGTTCAAGAACCTTCTCAAGCTTCAGATTCTTGATCTCAGCTTCAATTTGTTGTCTGGACCAATCCCGGATTTCGTAGGCCAGTTTCGGGATCTAACCACTCTTCATCTCTCTAGTAACAGATTATCCGGGGGAATACCAGTTTCTGTTTATAACTTGGGGAAGCTTCAGGACATGTCGTTGGAGCGAAACGATCTGACTGGGCCACTCTCTGACGGAATCAGCAATTTGCAGTCGCTCTCTATCCTTGACTTGAGCAGCAACAAGTTCACTGGTCACATACCAGCATCCATTACAAGACTGCAGAATCTCTGGTCTCTCAATCTCTCCAGAAACCATTTCTCTGATCCTCTGCCTGTTGTTGTAGGCAGAGGATTTCCTTCTTTACTGTCGATAGATCTTTCCTACAACAACCTTAATCTTGGAGCGGTTCCAAGCTGGATCAGAGACAAGCCACTCACGGAGATCAACTTAGCTGGTTGCAAACTGAGAGGAACCTTTCCGAAGCTAACAAGACCACACGAGGTGATCTCGCTAGACTTGTCTGAAAACTTTCTCACAGGTGATGTTTCAGCTCTTCTCGCCAACATGACCAGTCTTCAGAAACTTAAGCTCTCAAAGAACCAGCTCAGGTTCGATCTCTCCAAGCTCAAGTTGCCGGAAGGGGTGTCTTCCGTTGATCTAAGTTCAAATCTAGTGGCAGGGTCACTTTCAAGCCTTTTAAACAACAAGACAAGCCGGTTCTTGGAAGAGATCCATCTCACCAACAACCAAATCTCAGGGAGGATCCCTGACTTCGCAGAGAGCTTGAACCTCAAAGTACTCAACATAGGGAGCAACAAAATCGGCGGACAAATCCCAAGTTCAATATCAAACCTTGTTGAACTTGTGAGACTAGACATCTCAAGGAATCACATCACAGGAGTCATACCTCAAGCTTTAGGACAGCTCGCCCAGCTGAACTGGCTCGACCTCTCGATCAATGCACTTACAGGAAGAATCCCAGATAGCTTGTTGAACATCAAGGCAGTGAAACATGCGAGTTTCAGGGCTAACAGACTGTGCGGACTGATTCCACAAGGAAGACCATTCAACATCTTTCCTGCAGCTGCTTATTTGCACAACCTTTGCTTGTGTGGCAAGCCGTTACCACCTTGCATGAAGACTGagaagtga
- the LOC106444262 gene encoding mitochondrial intermembrane space import and assembly protein 40 homolog, producing MGQAQSNDNSASSTTPTSNTPPPSTNPPRDSDGDDTSMGSLLAEAAAFGEGDNENESLEAKAQKALDCPCIADLRNGSCGSQFTEAFRCFLISTAEEKGSDCVHPFVALQKCVKANPNAFSKEVLEDEKETERKEEQQQPVQQDHRIIPPLWAKDPPRSGKSKL from the exons ATGGGTCAAGCTCAGAGTAACGACAACTCTGCCTCATCCACAACGCCGACGAGTAATACTCCTCCTCCTTCCACGAATCCGCCGCGGGATTCTGATGGCGATGATACTTCGATGGGGTCTCTCCTTGCAG AAGCTGCAGCATTTGGTGAAGGTGACAATGAGAACGAG TCGCTTGAAGCCAAGGCACAGAAAGCTCTCGATTGTCCTTGCATAGCTGATCTCCGCAATGGATCTTGCGGGTCTCAGTTCACTGAAGCGTTCCGTTGCTTTCTCATCAGCACTGCTGAAGAAAAG GGATCAGACTGTGTGCATCCATTCGTGGCCTTGCAAAAATGTGTCAAAGCCAACCCAAACGCATTCTCTAAAGAGGTTCTAGAGGACGAGAAAGAGACCGAGAGAAAGGAAGAGCAGCAGCAGCCTGTGCAGCAAGACCATAGAATCATCCCTCCTCTCTGGGCAAAGGACCCTCCTCGCAGTGGCAAATCCAAGCTTTAG